A stretch of DNA from Malus sylvestris chromosome 9, drMalSylv7.2, whole genome shotgun sequence:
GAGAATGCTGAAGTACTGTTTATAATTATACACAACAATCCTGGTACAAGCGTAAAAACAATTTCTGTAAACTTACCAACAAATAGGATTAATTATAACAAATAGGATTAACAGATAATAACCATAGAAAATGTGAGAAATTCCCAATTAACAAAGCAAAGCTTATCagccaaacaaaaacaaacctaCCCTCATATTCAGTATATGTCTCCGACGAATCGGAATATGTCATAGTAAGTGAAAGGGAAGAACAAGAATCAAAGCAGAGGTTACTTGCAGCATGGTTTTAGTGATGAGAAAAGGCTGCTGGGACCTTGCGAGCACTGGTGTTGCACTACTTTTCTCAGTTGGGCGTCGATGACCTACATCTGCACCACCATTTGCCCCTTTCCCTCTTTGGTTCTTCCTTGAATCATCCGTTTCGTAT
This window harbors:
- the LOC126634252 gene encoding uncharacterized protein LOC126634252; the protein is MKGMGMKLLTCFLCILCTHAVSILARTSVYELEHEHGVEGREIHVRRAGVGGSVNVYGEKYETDDSRKNQRGKGANGGADVGHRRPTEKSSATPVLARSQQPFLITKTMLQVTSALILVLPFHLL